AGATCATACAATCAAAAGGtctgtatatataaaaaatatctgAGAGTAcatgcatatgtgtgtgtatatataaacagGTCCATGTATTACTTTAACTGAGTTTGGTGTTAAATACTATTTTATCAATGCATTTTATTATGAATGAAGCTTGTGTACAATAGGAGCTATCCATAGAAATgccattgagtggatatttttgttgttttaaaaaatggttccAGAACATTTTCTCTTTGTTCAGATGCTAAAGAAGTTAGCTTATATTATCTCTGCCTGTCTTCCTACAAAAGAATAGATACTATATGTTGGATGAATGTTTAACTCTTGCTTCTGCTCTTGTGAAAATAAAACTTAAATGAATCACTTGGAAAAAGTATTAAATCATGCACTAAAAAGCCTTATTTGAAATATCTGCTTTCATATGCTTCTGTTTTACTGAGCTAAATCTCTAGACTAGTCTTATAACTGCCATTCTTTATCTCCCTCCTCACTTCCTGCTCAGCCATGCCATTTTGGGATCTCCAAGATCAGCTGGGACTCAATGTGGACAAATGGTTGCTGCATCAAAGCTCAGAGCAGCCCTACAAGCGGGCAGCTCTGTGCCATGCCTTTGAGAAGGAATGGATGGAGTGTGCCAATGACATTGGGCAGATTCGTGCACGCAAGGAATGCAGACTAGAATATGAAGACTTCCAAGAGTGTATTAATAGGCACAAAACGGTAAGAAGAAATGAGCTAGGtatgggcaggggagggagggaggtagagGGAATGTATATTACACACACTGAACACTGGGATAAATAATAGGGCTATGCAAAATTTTCAGTCCAGTACAAAGAGCAGTAACCGTACACCTGTcactaacccctgggtcccaactTCTGCCTCCAGATAAACATCTGTGATtcctagtgacttcagtgagagcctgagagcagaatttgaccataGAAATGCATGATTAGGATGCAGTGAGAAATTTAGTATTCTG
This region of Gopherus flavomarginatus isolate rGopFla2 chromosome 22, rGopFla2.mat.asm, whole genome shotgun sequence genomic DNA includes:
- the NDUFS5 gene encoding NADH dehydrogenase [ubiquinone] iron-sulfur protein 5; this encodes MPFWDLQDQLGLNVDKWLLHQSSEQPYKRAALCHAFEKEWMECANDIGQIRARKECRLEYEDFQECINRHKTVMRLKTIVAQKKKLIKEGKYTPPEHHSGKPEARP